A genomic stretch from Erwinia sp. E_sp_B01_1 includes:
- the trxA gene encoding thioredoxin TrxA: protein MSSDKIVHLTDDSFESDVLKAEGLTLVDFWAEWCGPCKMIAPILDEVAEEYDGKLTIAKLNIDDNPGTAPKYGIRGIPTLLLFKNGEVAATKVGALSKGQLKEFLNANLG from the coding sequence GATGACAGCTTCGAATCTGACGTATTAAAAGCAGAAGGTTTAACGTTGGTCGATTTCTGGGCAGAGTGGTGTGGTCCTTGTAAAATGATCGCCCCGATCCTCGATGAAGTCGCTGAAGAGTATGACGGCAAGCTGACAATCGCAAAACTGAATATCGACGATAACCCAGGCACCGCGCCTAAATACGGTATTCGTGGTATTCCTACTTTGTTGCTGTTCAAAAACGGCGAAGTAGCGGCGACCAAAGTGGGCGCCCTCTCTAAAGGCCAGCTCAAAGAGTTCCTCAACGCGAACCTGGGCTAA